From a single Azospirillum fermentarium genomic region:
- the grxD gene encoding Grx4 family monothiol glutaredoxin, whose amino-acid sequence MDSAVTERIKQDISQNDIVLFMKGTPVFPQCGFSAAVVQVLDQLGVKFKGVDVLSDPGLRDGLKVFSQWPTFPQLYVKGELVGGCDIVREMYSTGELQQLLQDKGISAVSV is encoded by the coding sequence ATGGATTCCGCCGTTACCGAGCGCATCAAGCAGGACATCTCCCAGAACGACATCGTTCTGTTCATGAAGGGCACGCCGGTGTTCCCGCAGTGCGGCTTTTCCGCCGCGGTGGTCCAGGTGCTGGACCAGCTGGGCGTGAAGTTCAAGGGCGTGGACGTGCTGTCCGATCCGGGCCTGCGCGACGGGCTGAAGGTCTTCTCCCAATGGCCGACCTTCCCGCAGCTTTACGTGAAGGGTGAACTGGTCGGCGGCTGCGACATCGTGCGGGAGATGTATTCGACCGGCGAGCTGCAGCAGCTTCTCCAGGACAAGGGCATTTCGGCGGTCTCCGTCTGA
- a CDS encoding BolA family protein yields MAMDAAHIESLIREGIPDAQVRIEDLRGDGDHYAAYVESPAFKGKTRIQQHQMVYAALQGRMGGELHALALQTAVPKDA; encoded by the coding sequence ATGGCCATGGACGCCGCGCACATCGAAAGCCTGATCAGGGAAGGGATTCCCGACGCCCAGGTCCGTATCGAGGATCTGCGGGGGGACGGCGACCATTACGCCGCCTATGTCGAATCCCCGGCCTTCAAGGGCAAGACCCGCATCCAGCAGCACCAGATGGTTTACGCCGCCCTGCAGGGCCGCATGGGCGGTGAGCTGCACGCGCTGGCGCTGCAGACGGCGGTGCCGAAGGACGCCTGA